One segment of Carya illinoinensis cultivar Pawnee chromosome 13, C.illinoinensisPawnee_v1, whole genome shotgun sequence DNA contains the following:
- the LOC122292351 gene encoding probable serine/threonine-protein kinase samkC isoform X4, giving the protein MGKEEDERSPKPSTSMSSIQECYSPVNPYYPPFMMHPNTYINPYPNPHPFPWDSQHPSMPPLGPTLPYLSPSNPEELRGSQETSEHPLIPPLRPTLPYPSSGKNLELRRFQETSQHPLMPPLGSTLPYHSLSNLEELRRSKETTQRQI; this is encoded by the exons ATGGGCAAAGAGGAAGATGAAAGGTCACCCAAGCCTTCTACATCGATGTCGTCAATCCAG GAATGTTATAGTCCGGTAAATCCATACTACCCGCCATTTATgatgcatccaaatacatatataaatccaTATCCAAATCCACATCCGTTTCCTTGGGATAGCCAG CATCCATCGATGCCACCTCTTGGACCAACTCTACCCTACCTTTCGCCAAGTAATCCCGAGGAGTTAAGAGGATCTCAAGAGACTAGTGAA CATCCGTTGATTCCACCTCTTAGACCAACTCTACCCTACCCTTCGTCTGGAAAAAATTTGGAGTTAAGAAGATTTCAAGAGACTAGTCAG CATCCCTTGATGCCACCTCTTGGATCAACTCTACCCTATCACTCGTTGAGTAATCTGGAAGAGTTGAGAAGATCTAAAGAGACCACACAACGC
- the LOC122292351 gene encoding probable serine/threonine-protein kinase samkC isoform X3, whose product MGKEEDERSPKPSTSMSSIQECYSPVNPYYPPFMMHPNTYINPYPNPHPFPWDSQHPSMPPLGPTLPYLSPSNPEELRGSQETSEHPLIPPLRPTLPYPSSGKNLELRRFQETSQHPLMPPLGSTLPYHSLSNLEELRRSKETTQRRIKKQHPM is encoded by the exons ATGGGCAAAGAGGAAGATGAAAGGTCACCCAAGCCTTCTACATCGATGTCGTCAATCCAG GAATGTTATAGTCCGGTAAATCCATACTACCCGCCATTTATgatgcatccaaatacatatataaatccaTATCCAAATCCACATCCGTTTCCTTGGGATAGCCAG CATCCATCGATGCCACCTCTTGGACCAACTCTACCCTACCTTTCGCCAAGTAATCCCGAGGAGTTAAGAGGATCTCAAGAGACTAGTGAA CATCCGTTGATTCCACCTCTTAGACCAACTCTACCCTACCCTTCGTCTGGAAAAAATTTGGAGTTAAGAAGATTTCAAGAGACTAGTCAG CATCCCTTGATGCCACCTCTTGGATCAACTCTACCCTATCACTCGTTGAGTAATCTGGAAGAGTTGAGAAGATCTAAAGAGACCACACAACGC
- the LOC122292974 gene encoding uncharacterized protein LOC122292974, with protein sequence MVGTKRQFLPLLFLSLSAFFFLFLCHSYFSSPSPNPYPDFIHSLPTHNINTNPGIINSQNFTFIIKVLAFNRLDSLSRCLRSLAAADYLSDRVHLHIYIDHFAPVKNDTLELDGSHRILSFVDVFEWWFGEKIVHYRTRNAGLQAQWLEAWWPSSDDEFAFVVEDDLEVSPLYYKFLRRLIMNFYYNASNFSPSIYGVSLQRPRFVPGKHGNKIQLDSRTRLFLYQIVGTWGQLLFPKPWKEFRLWYDKHKVKGIKPFLDGMVTTGWYKKMGERIWTPWFIKFIHSRGYFNIYTNFLDERALSVSHRDAGVNYGKTAGPDSQLLDGNSLDFSLLGMPTLRNLKWFDFCFREVRPGRIVVSIDELGPVLQAVQKQQTLIFISLFGVSALVTRSLICHFERLNIWNYILVGPESDLLLDLARRGHPVINADKFFSNVREHKSMPSQYSKAEPIKQILVKAYVIKKCLEYRYNSWMVDGNMLFFSSGLFLDSIDPTYDFYVGNSLELLYVKGSHSAETFWVGNLLSKVEAMMSSRKVALSRDGVSFVYITAKLLEQKGEKIMGAR encoded by the exons ATGGTGGGGACGAAAAGGCAGTTCCTCCcacttctctttctctccctctccgccttcttcttcctcttcttatgCCACTCCTACTTCTCCTCCCCTAGCCCCAACCCTTACCCCGATTTCATCCATTCCCTTCCAACTCATAATATTAACACTAATCCTGGCATTATCAATTCCCAGAATTTCACTTTTATAATCAAAGTCCTCGCCTTCAACCGCCTGGACTCGCTCTCCCGCTGCCTCCGCTCCCTTGCCGCTGCCGACTACCTCTCTGACCGCGTCCATCTCCATATCTACATCGATCATTTTGCCCCCGTAAAAAATGATACCCTCGAATTGGACGGTTCGCATCGAATTCTGAGCTTCGTGGATGTGTTCGAGTGGTGGTTCGGAGAAAAGATCGTGCATTATCGGACCAGGAATGCGGGGTTGCAGGCGCAGTGGTTGGAGGCGTGGTGGCCGAGCTCTGACGACGAGTTCGCGTTCGTGGTCGAAGACGATTTGGAGGTCTCGCCTCTCTATTACAAATTTCTGAGGAGATTGATCATGAATTTCTATTATAACGCTTCGAACTTTAGCCCCTCCATCTACGGGGTTTCACTGCAGAGACCAAGGTTCGTCCCAG GTAAACATGGAAACAAAATACAATTGGATAGCAGAACACGACTTTTCTTGTACCAGATAGTTGGCACCTGGGGTCAACTTCTCTTTCCAAAACCTTGGAAAGAATTCAGGTTGTGGTATGATAAACATAAAGTCAAAGGAATCAAGCCATTTCTTGATGGGATG GTGACAACAGGATGGTACAAGAAGATGGGAGAGAGAATATGGACTCCTTGGTTCATTAAATTTATTCATTCCCGTGGTTATTTTAATATCTACACCAATTTTTTAGACGAAAGAGCGCTCAGTGTCTCTCACAGGGATGCTGGTGTTAATTATGGGAAGACAGCTGGGCCTGATTCTCAATTATTGGATGGAAACTCCCTTGATTTCAGTCTTTTGGGAATGCCAACCTTGCGTAATCTTAAATGGTTTGATTTCTGTTTCAGAGAAGTACGCCCTGGAAGAATTGTAGTGAGCATTGATGAACTTGGCCCTGTTCTTCAAGCTGTGCAGAAACAGCAGACCCTTATTTTTATAAGCCTCTTTGGAGTATCAGCATTGGTCACCAGGAGCTTGATATGTCACTTTGAGAGGCTAAACATTTGGAACTACATACTTGTGGGCCCTGAATCTGACCTCCTGCTTGATCTCGCAAGAAGGGGGCATCCGGTGATTAATGCTGACaaattttttagtaatgttAGAGAGCACAAATCGATGCCTTCTCAATATTCCAAGGCAGAGCCGATCAAGCAGATTTTAGTCAAGGCCTATGTAATCAAGAAGTGTTTGGAGTATAGGTATAATTCTTGGATGGTGGATGGGAACATGCTTTTCTTCAGTAGTGGGTTGTTTCTTGATTCCATTGATCCAACCTATGATTTCTATGTTGGGAACAGCTTAGAACTTTTATATGTCAAGGGCTCCCATTCTGCTGAGACATTCTGGGTTGGCAATTTATTATCCAAGGTGGAAGCAATGATGAGCTCAAGGAAAGTCGCATTGTCCAGGGATGGAGTTAGTTTTGTGTACATAACAGCtaaattattggaacaaaaGGGTGAGAAGATTATGGGGGCTCGATGA